From a region of the Rhabdothermincola sediminis genome:
- the pcrA gene encoding DNA helicase PcrA, producing the protein MADIVPADTTPAEDEPRGPSRPDLLEGLNPVQREAVTHGDGPLLVIAGAGSGKTRVLTHRIAHLIRDRGVSPFEILAITFTNKAADEMRQRVGSLVGPVAEKMWVSTFHSACVRILRREAGLIGFPSSFTIYDQADSVRLVGYVIRDLGLDTKRFPPRSVQATISAAKNDGIDVDEYAEQARVIFERKIADIYREYQSRLQRAGAMDFDDLLGATARLFREHPDVLDHYRRRFSHVLVDEYQDTNRVQNELVLQLAAEHRNVFVVGDSDQSIYRWRGADIRNILAFEDAFPDATVIVLEQNYRSTQTILDAANAIIANNFGRKPKELWTEAGSGEPIVRYHADDETDEAQWIAHQMAHLHDGGQYRWGDLAVFYRTNAQSRVVEEHLMRVGIPYKVVGGTRFYDRREVKDALAYLRAAVNPLDEVSIKRVLNTPKRGVGESTVARLDVWANARGLPFIDALRRAADAGVSGRAGRGIEAFLALVDDLAEMVPQGPGPLLEAAVTRSGYVAELEAEHSIEAEGRLENLAELVGAAREFESVDEFLEQISLVADTDELDDDDSSVVLMTLHSAKGLEYPVVFLIGLEDGVFPHLRSIGEPDQLEEERRLCYVGITRAMERLYLTHAWSRTLYGGTQYNPPSRFLDEIPEALVQQVQGRRRPSRRYAGDSYGAPGGAWRGAGGAGGARSWGEHRERVVDAALAPRGPQPSGADALGLRVGDDVRHAKFGEGVIIGLEGSGDKAEAVVHFREAGERRLLLAWAPLEKL; encoded by the coding sequence ATGGCCGACATCGTCCCCGCCGACACCACCCCTGCCGAAGACGAGCCCCGTGGTCCGAGCCGCCCCGATCTGCTGGAGGGGCTCAACCCGGTGCAGCGCGAGGCGGTCACGCACGGCGACGGGCCGCTGCTGGTCATCGCCGGGGCGGGGTCGGGCAAGACCCGGGTGCTCACCCACCGCATCGCGCACCTGATCCGCGACCGGGGGGTCTCCCCGTTCGAGATCCTGGCCATCACCTTCACCAACAAGGCCGCTGACGAGATGCGCCAGCGGGTCGGCAGCCTCGTCGGCCCCGTGGCGGAGAAGATGTGGGTGTCGACCTTCCACTCCGCCTGTGTGCGGATCCTGCGCCGCGAAGCCGGCCTCATCGGGTTCCCGTCGTCGTTCACCATCTACGACCAGGCGGACTCGGTGCGCCTGGTGGGCTACGTGATCCGTGACCTGGGGCTCGACACGAAGCGGTTCCCGCCCCGGTCGGTCCAGGCGACGATCAGTGCGGCCAAGAACGACGGCATCGACGTCGACGAGTACGCGGAGCAGGCCCGGGTGATCTTCGAACGCAAGATCGCCGACATCTACCGCGAGTACCAGAGCCGGCTGCAGCGGGCCGGGGCCATGGATTTCGACGACCTGCTCGGTGCCACGGCTCGGCTGTTCCGGGAGCACCCGGACGTGCTCGATCACTACCGTCGCCGGTTCTCCCACGTGCTCGTCGACGAGTACCAGGACACCAACCGGGTGCAGAACGAGCTGGTACTGCAGCTCGCGGCCGAACACCGCAATGTCTTCGTGGTCGGCGACTCGGATCAGTCCATCTACCGGTGGCGAGGAGCCGACATCCGCAACATCCTGGCGTTCGAGGACGCCTTCCCGGATGCCACGGTGATCGTGCTCGAGCAGAACTACCGCTCGACCCAGACCATCCTCGACGCGGCGAACGCGATCATCGCCAACAACTTCGGGCGCAAACCGAAGGAGCTGTGGACCGAAGCCGGCTCCGGGGAGCCCATCGTGCGCTACCACGCCGATGACGAGACCGATGAGGCGCAGTGGATCGCCCACCAGATGGCCCATCTCCACGACGGTGGCCAGTACCGCTGGGGTGACCTAGCGGTCTTCTACCGCACGAACGCGCAGAGCCGGGTCGTCGAGGAGCACCTCATGCGGGTCGGCATCCCCTACAAGGTGGTGGGCGGCACGCGGTTCTACGATCGCAGGGAGGTCAAGGACGCGCTGGCGTACCTGCGGGCGGCGGTGAACCCACTCGACGAGGTCAGCATCAAGCGGGTGCTGAACACCCCGAAGCGAGGGGTGGGCGAGAGCACGGTGGCCCGCCTCGACGTGTGGGCGAACGCCCGGGGGTTGCCGTTCATCGACGCGCTCCGCCGGGCCGCCGATGCCGGGGTCAGCGGACGAGCGGGCAGGGGCATCGAGGCCTTCCTGGCGCTCGTCGACGACCTCGCCGAGATGGTCCCCCAGGGTCCCGGGCCACTCCTGGAGGCGGCGGTCACCCGTTCCGGTTACGTCGCGGAGCTGGAGGCCGAGCATTCCATCGAGGCCGAGGGCCGGTTGGAGAACCTGGCTGAGCTGGTGGGCGCGGCACGGGAGTTCGAGTCGGTCGACGAGTTCCTCGAGCAGATCAGCCTGGTGGCCGACACCGACGAGCTCGACGACGACGACTCGTCGGTGGTGCTCATGACCCTGCACTCGGCCAAGGGGCTCGAGTACCCGGTCGTGTTCCTCATCGGGCTGGAAGACGGCGTGTTCCCGCATCTGCGCTCGATCGGTGAGCCCGACCAGCTCGAGGAGGAGCGCCGGCTCTGCTACGTGGGCATCACCCGGGCGATGGAGCGCCTCTACCTCACCCACGCCTGGAGCCGCACGCTCTACGGGGGCACCCAGTACAACCCACCGAGCCGGTTCCTCGACGAGATCCCGGAGGCACTCGTCCAGCAGGTGCAGGGGCGTCGGCGGCCGTCGCGGCGCTACGCAGGCGACTCGTACGGTGCGCCCGGCGGTGCCTGGCGCGGGGCGGGTGGCGCGGGCGGGGCACGGTCGTGGGGCGAGCACCGGGAGCGGGTGGTCGACGCCGCCCTGGCTCCGAGGGGTCCCCAGCCGAGCGGCGCCGACGCTCTCGGGCTGCGGGTGGGGGACGATGTTCGGCACGCCAAGTTCGGCGAGGGGGTGATCATCGGGCTCGAGGGCAGCGGCGACAAGGCCGAGGCCGTCGTGCACTTCCGGGAGGCGGGGGAGCGGCGCCTGCTGCTCGCCTGGGCACCGCTCGAGAAGCTCTGA
- the purN gene encoding phosphoribosylglycinamide formyltransferase — protein MRVAVLASGSGTILDAMLDAGIPVEVVVVDRPCGATEVAERHSVPWEFVERSSYGADFDRDAYTRQILDVLDKYDTDLVVMAGFGTILAPAMFEVFDGRILNTHPALLPAFKGWHAVRDALEAGVKVTGCTVHVATAEVDAGPILAQEAVPVEPGDTEATLHERIKAVERRLYVQTVKEILERGSVQ, from the coding sequence ATGCGGGTCGCGGTGCTGGCCTCGGGAAGCGGGACGATCCTCGACGCCATGCTCGACGCCGGGATCCCGGTGGAGGTGGTGGTGGTCGACCGGCCGTGCGGGGCCACCGAGGTGGCCGAGCGCCACAGTGTGCCGTGGGAGTTCGTCGAGCGGTCGAGCTACGGCGCGGACTTCGACCGCGACGCCTACACCCGCCAAATCCTCGACGTGCTCGACAAGTACGACACGGACCTGGTCGTCATGGCCGGGTTCGGCACCATCCTCGCGCCGGCGATGTTCGAGGTCTTCGACGGGCGCATCCTGAACACCCACCCCGCGTTGCTGCCGGCTTTCAAGGGTTGGCATGCGGTACGCGACGCACTCGAGGCCGGGGTGAAGGTGACCGGCTGCACGGTGCACGTGGCCACTGCGGAAGTCGACGCCGGCCCCATCCTGGCCCAGGAAGCGGTGCCGGTGGAGCCTGGCGACACGGAGGCCACGTTGCACGAGCGCATCAAGGCCGTCGAGCGGCGGCTCTACGTCCAGACCGTCAAGGAGATCCTCGAGAGGGGTTCGGTGCAGTGA
- a CDS encoding cobalamin B12-binding domain-containing protein: MKRRFRVVVAKPGLDGHDRGIKVIARALRDAGFEVIYTGLFQTPEQIAEAVRQEDADAVGLSVLSGAHMTLFPRVLEELAARGLDDVLVFGGGIVPPDDVAALKAQGVAEVFTPGAPLDRITTWLEAALDERERG; encoded by the coding sequence GTGAAGCGCCGGTTCCGAGTCGTCGTGGCCAAGCCCGGCCTCGACGGGCACGACCGGGGGATCAAGGTCATCGCCCGCGCGCTCCGTGACGCGGGATTCGAGGTGATCTACACGGGCCTGTTCCAGACCCCGGAGCAGATCGCCGAGGCCGTTCGTCAGGAGGATGCCGACGCAGTCGGGTTGTCGGTGCTCTCGGGTGCGCACATGACGTTGTTCCCTCGGGTGCTCGAGGAGCTCGCCGCCCGCGGGCTCGACGACGTTTTGGTGTTCGGCGGCGGCATCGTGCCCCCCGACGACGTCGCCGCGCTCAAGGCGCAGGGCGTGGCGGAGGTCTTCACTCCTGGTGCCCCGCTGGACCGGATCACCACCTGGCTGGAGGCCGCCCTCGACGAGCGCGAGCGCGGCTGA
- the sucD gene encoding succinate--CoA ligase subunit alpha, translating into MSIFVDENTKVVYQGLTGSQGRYYGLLNRDYGTQVVAGTNPKKAGTDVEGIPIFASVADAVAETGANASCIFIPAPGVRDAVIEAAEGGVEFIVCITEGVPAHDEAWFYNKLKRDFPNVALLGPNCPGIISPGKCNIGITAGHIAKPGGPVGIVSRSGTLTYQALYELKLQDIGVTTCVGIGGDPVPGTSFIDCLERFEADPDTKAVMMIGEIGGSAEEEAAEFIRAKMTKPVVSYIAGVTAPPGKKMGHAGAIVSGGKGTAQAKIEALEAAGAKVGRNPTEAGELMVGIVREHGWA; encoded by the coding sequence GTGAGCATCTTCGTCGACGAGAACACCAAGGTCGTCTACCAAGGCCTCACCGGTAGCCAGGGTCGCTACTACGGCCTGCTCAATCGCGACTACGGCACGCAGGTGGTCGCGGGGACGAACCCGAAGAAGGCCGGCACCGATGTCGAAGGCATCCCCATCTTCGCCTCGGTGGCGGATGCGGTAGCCGAGACGGGAGCCAACGCGTCGTGCATCTTCATCCCCGCGCCAGGGGTCCGCGATGCGGTGATCGAAGCCGCCGAGGGCGGAGTGGAGTTCATCGTCTGCATCACCGAGGGCGTGCCCGCGCACGACGAAGCGTGGTTCTACAACAAGCTCAAGCGCGACTTCCCGAACGTCGCCCTGCTCGGTCCCAACTGCCCAGGCATCATCAGCCCGGGGAAGTGCAACATCGGCATCACCGCAGGGCACATCGCCAAGCCGGGCGGGCCGGTGGGCATCGTCAGCCGGTCGGGCACGCTCACCTACCAGGCCCTCTACGAGCTGAAGCTGCAGGACATCGGGGTCACGACCTGTGTGGGCATCGGTGGTGACCCCGTACCCGGCACCAGCTTCATCGACTGTCTCGAGCGCTTCGAGGCCGACCCCGACACCAAAGCGGTGATGATGATCGGCGAGATCGGCGGGTCGGCCGAGGAGGAAGCCGCCGAGTTCATCCGGGCCAAGATGACCAAGCCGGTCGTGTCCTACATCGCGGGCGTCACCGCGCCACCCGGGAAGAAGATGGGCCACGCCGGGGCCATCGTGTCGGGTGGCAAGGGCACCGCTCAGGCGAAGATCGAGGCGCTGGAGGCCGCTGGCGCCAAGGTCGGTCGGAACCCGACCGAGGCGGGTGAGCTCATGGTCGGGATCGTGCGGGAGCACGGCTGGGCCTGA
- the sucC gene encoding ADP-forming succinate--CoA ligase subunit beta has translation MDLLEFQGKQFFAGFGIPVSEGRAVDSVEGAVAAAEAVGYPVVVKAQVHVGGRGKAGGVKLASSEDEVRTHAQNILGMDIKGHIVRILWIEHASDIAEEYYASFTLDRSAKKHLGMLSAQGGVEIEAVAAKDPDAIAKVWIDPVEGLDEPTCRAWVKQARLNPAAEDGAVDILLKLYRAYTEGDADLVEINPLILKPDGSVHALDAKVTLDNNAAFRHQWGDYELTQVRDEREQAAHDKGLQYVGLDGYVGIIANGAGLAMSTLDVVNQVGGEPANFLDIGGGANADVMAGALEIINNDPRVKSIFINIFGGITRGEEVANGIVEALSRVDITAPIVIRLDGTNADQGRQILEPHLSDKLQMQPTMLEAARTAVALAGGTPS, from the coding sequence GTGGACCTTCTCGAATTCCAGGGCAAGCAGTTCTTCGCCGGCTTCGGCATCCCGGTGTCCGAGGGGCGTGCGGTCGATTCCGTCGAGGGTGCGGTGGCCGCTGCCGAAGCCGTGGGCTACCCGGTGGTCGTCAAGGCCCAGGTGCACGTCGGGGGTCGGGGCAAGGCGGGTGGGGTGAAGCTCGCCAGCAGCGAGGACGAGGTGCGCACGCACGCGCAGAACATCCTCGGCATGGACATCAAGGGGCACATCGTCCGGATCCTGTGGATCGAGCACGCGTCCGACATCGCCGAGGAGTACTACGCCAGCTTCACCCTCGACCGCTCGGCCAAGAAGCACCTGGGCATGCTCTCCGCCCAAGGCGGCGTCGAGATCGAGGCTGTGGCGGCGAAGGACCCCGACGCCATCGCCAAGGTGTGGATCGACCCCGTGGAGGGCCTGGACGAGCCCACCTGCCGGGCCTGGGTCAAACAGGCACGGTTGAACCCCGCGGCCGAGGACGGCGCCGTCGACATCCTCCTCAAGCTCTACCGGGCCTACACCGAGGGTGACGCGGACCTGGTCGAGATCAACCCGCTCATCCTGAAGCCCGACGGTTCGGTCCACGCCCTGGACGCCAAGGTGACGCTCGACAACAACGCCGCGTTCCGCCACCAGTGGGGGGACTACGAGCTGACCCAGGTCCGCGACGAGCGGGAGCAGGCCGCTCACGACAAGGGGCTGCAGTACGTCGGCCTCGACGGCTACGTCGGCATCATCGCCAACGGCGCCGGCCTGGCCATGAGCACGCTCGACGTGGTGAACCAGGTGGGTGGCGAGCCGGCGAACTTCCTCGACATCGGCGGGGGTGCCAACGCCGACGTGATGGCCGGAGCGCTCGAGATCATCAACAACGATCCACGCGTCAAGTCCATCTTCATCAACATCTTCGGTGGGATCACCCGGGGCGAGGAGGTGGCCAACGGCATCGTGGAGGCCCTGTCGCGGGTCGACATCACCGCGCCGATCGTGATCCGCCTCGACGGCACCAACGCCGACCAGGGTCGCCAGATCCTCGAACCGCACCTGTCCGACAAGCTGCAGATGCAGCCCACGATGCTGGAGGCGGCGCGCACCGCCGTCGCGCTGGCCGGAGGTACACCCTCGTGA
- a CDS encoding class I adenylate-forming enzyme family protein — MPEGLGPEVGMKMFKRARLVIRRDETLGTIMSSLAELHGDRRLVEEADGGLRVTYRQAAKRVDRWAGGVAGRIDVGDRVVLATSNSYETFLLCLAVARAGGIPVPVNHKMRPEEVAHVVRDSGASLILHGAGEVDGAAPLGDAVPVDPGEVAALFYTSGTTGTPKGAEITHRALIGTVVAAAAWPAWLRRDEAVFSLPIAHIMGFIVLLAYACAGIPTYSIPHFRPDEVLDAIETRRATLFIGVPAMYRMMLEAGAEERDLSSVRLWGSGADVMPSDLARTFKRLGASATIPFVGPVGEAIFAEGYGMVETAGGVAAKVSPPLLDVGLGESVGFALPGYQMRVVDDDGHDVGPGGVGELWVRGPGVIRGYWSAPEASAAVVTDDGWLRTGDLARRGPFGTVLFVGRKKDVIKHGGFSVYALEVQKALEAHPSVLEAAVMGLPDEKLGEIPVAAVRLEPGVTLDSLDLGAWLGERLADYKVPKRFVAVEQLPRTGTNKVHKRELLELFA; from the coding sequence ATGCCCGAAGGGCTGGGGCCGGAGGTCGGCATGAAGATGTTCAAACGGGCACGGCTCGTGATCCGGCGTGACGAGACGCTCGGCACGATCATGAGCTCGTTGGCCGAGCTGCACGGCGACCGCCGCCTGGTGGAGGAGGCCGACGGCGGCCTCCGGGTCACCTACCGGCAGGCGGCCAAGCGTGTGGACCGGTGGGCAGGCGGGGTGGCGGGGCGCATCGACGTCGGGGACCGGGTGGTGCTGGCCACCTCCAACAGCTACGAGACGTTCCTGCTCTGTCTGGCCGTGGCCCGGGCAGGAGGCATCCCGGTCCCGGTCAACCACAAGATGCGCCCCGAGGAGGTCGCCCACGTCGTACGGGACTCGGGCGCGTCGCTGATCCTGCACGGTGCCGGTGAGGTCGACGGTGCCGCCCCGCTGGGGGATGCGGTGCCCGTCGATCCCGGCGAGGTGGCGGCGCTCTTCTACACCTCGGGAACCACCGGTACCCCCAAGGGGGCGGAGATCACCCACCGGGCGCTCATCGGCACGGTGGTGGCGGCGGCCGCCTGGCCGGCATGGCTCCGCCGGGACGAGGCGGTCTTCAGCCTGCCGATCGCCCACATCATGGGCTTCATCGTGCTCCTGGCCTACGCCTGCGCGGGCATCCCCACGTACAGCATCCCCCACTTCCGTCCCGACGAGGTCCTCGACGCCATCGAGACCCGGCGGGCGACGTTGTTCATCGGCGTGCCGGCGATGTACCGGATGATGCTCGAAGCAGGTGCCGAGGAGCGCGATCTCAGCTCGGTGCGACTGTGGGGCTCGGGCGCCGACGTGATGCCATCCGATCTGGCCCGCACGTTCAAGCGGCTGGGAGCGAGCGCGACCATCCCGTTCGTCGGTCCGGTCGGTGAGGCGATCTTCGCTGAGGGCTACGGCATGGTGGAGACCGCGGGGGGCGTGGCGGCCAAGGTGTCGCCTCCGCTGCTCGACGTCGGCCTCGGCGAGTCCGTGGGGTTCGCCCTGCCCGGCTACCAGATGCGAGTGGTGGACGACGACGGACACGACGTGGGACCGGGCGGGGTGGGCGAGCTGTGGGTGCGGGGCCCGGGGGTCATCCGTGGGTACTGGAGCGCGCCGGAGGCCAGCGCAGCGGTCGTCACCGACGATGGCTGGCTGCGAACCGGTGACCTGGCCCGCAGAGGCCCGTTCGGCACCGTGCTGTTCGTCGGCCGCAAGAAGGACGTGATCAAACACGGCGGCTTCTCGGTGTACGCGCTGGAGGTGCAGAAGGCCCTCGAGGCGCACCCGTCCGTCCTGGAGGCGGCGGTGATGGGGTTGCCCGACGAGAAGCTCGGGGAGATCCCGGTCGCCGCGGTGCGACTCGAGCCCGGTGTCACCCTGGACTCGCTCGACCTCGGCGCGTGGCTCGGGGAGCGGTTGGCCGACTACAAGGTGCCGAAGCGTTTCGTCGCAGTGGAGCAGCTGCCTCGCACCGGTACGAACAAGGTGCACAAGCGCGAGCTGCTGGAGCTGTTCGCCTGA